One region of Caldimonas thermodepolymerans genomic DNA includes:
- a CDS encoding GlxA family transcriptional regulator gives MNARSDPATPGRIDVVFVVLPGTLLLDIAGPAEAFRLANQRLQLQGRPPRFRLRFAGPLPEAASSVGLALAQLEPLPTTRQAARTWFVLAGRAEAARQRGTPDWLAARDWLGRTVRPWLLDGTCGCRLLTVCAGTLLAADAGLLDGRRCTTHHELLELLQHTAPCAEVLGNRVFVEDGPLASSAGITSGIDLALHLIAGEAGEAVAAAVAQTMVVYLRRGVQDPELSPLLAHRHHLHPAVHRVQDAICSDATADWSVEAMARLAHVTPRHLHRLFTLHAGIAPLAYLQGIRVERARQALAQGASVAQAAEQAGFGSELALRRAWKGRAAGTPRDARAPRRPRRLDAPAP, from the coding sequence TTGAACGCGCGCAGTGACCCGGCCACCCCCGGCCGCATCGACGTCGTGTTCGTCGTGCTGCCGGGCACGCTGCTGCTGGACATCGCGGGACCGGCCGAGGCCTTCCGGCTTGCCAACCAGCGCCTGCAGCTGCAGGGGCGCCCGCCGCGCTTCCGGCTGCGCTTCGCCGGGCCGCTGCCCGAGGCGGCCAGCTCGGTCGGCCTGGCGCTGGCGCAGCTGGAACCGCTGCCGACGACGCGCCAGGCGGCGCGCACCTGGTTCGTGCTGGCCGGCCGTGCGGAGGCCGCCCGGCAGCGCGGGACGCCCGACTGGCTGGCGGCGCGCGACTGGCTGGGTCGCACGGTGCGGCCCTGGCTGCTGGACGGCACCTGCGGCTGCCGGCTGCTGACCGTGTGCGCCGGCACCCTGCTCGCCGCCGACGCCGGCCTGCTCGACGGGCGCCGCTGCACCACGCACCACGAGCTGCTCGAGCTGCTGCAGCACACCGCACCATGCGCCGAGGTGCTCGGCAACCGGGTGTTCGTCGAGGACGGGCCGCTGGCCAGCAGTGCCGGGATCACCTCCGGGATCGACCTCGCGCTGCACCTGATCGCCGGCGAGGCGGGCGAGGCCGTGGCCGCCGCGGTGGCGCAGACCATGGTGGTCTACCTGCGCCGCGGCGTGCAGGACCCGGAGCTGTCGCCGCTGCTGGCCCATCGTCACCACCTGCACCCTGCGGTGCACCGCGTGCAGGATGCGATCTGCAGCGATGCGACGGCCGACTGGAGCGTGGAGGCGATGGCGCGTCTGGCCCACGTGACGCCACGCCACCTGCACCGGCTGTTCACGCTGCACGCAGGCATCGCGCCGCTGGCCTACCTGCAGGGCATCCGTGTCGAACGTGCACGCCAGGCGCTCGCGCAGGGCGCCAGCGTCGCGCAGGCGGCGGAACAGGCCGGCTTCGGCTCGGAGCTGGCGCTGCGGCGCGCCTGGAAGGGCCGTGCCGCCGGCACCCCGCGAGATGCGCGCGCCCCGCGCCGCCCCCGGCGCCTCGACGCGCCAGCGCCCTAG
- a CDS encoding M20 aminoacylase family protein, which translates to MQLIESILKDAAAIAATRRDIHAHPELCFEEERTADLIAAKLTEWGIPVHRGLGKTGVVGVVRNGTSPRAIGLRADIDALPITEHNQFAHASRHPGKMHACGHDGHTAMLLAAAKYLAQHRDFDGTVYLVFQPAEEGGGGAREMIRDGLFERFPMEAMFGMHNWPGLKVGQFAIRNGPCFASSNEFCIRIRGKGAHAAMPHLGVDPVPVACQMVQAFQTIISRNKRPIDAGVISVTMIHTGEATNVVPDYCEIQGTVRTFTIEVLDLIEQRMRTIAQHTAAAFECECEFEFARNYPPTINHPAETEFARRVMAEVVGPENVLEFEPTMGAEDFSYFLLEKPGAYFVIGNGDGDHRDSGHGMGPCMLHNPSYDFNDELIPLGATLWVRLAERWLAPQGAA; encoded by the coding sequence ATGCAGCTGATCGAATCGATCCTCAAGGATGCGGCCGCCATTGCCGCCACGAGGCGCGACATCCACGCCCATCCGGAACTGTGCTTCGAAGAGGAGCGCACCGCCGACCTGATCGCCGCGAAGCTCACCGAGTGGGGCATCCCCGTGCACCGGGGCCTGGGCAAGACCGGCGTGGTCGGCGTCGTCCGGAACGGCACCTCGCCGCGCGCGATCGGGCTGCGCGCCGACATCGACGCGCTGCCGATCACCGAGCACAACCAGTTCGCCCACGCGAGCCGGCATCCCGGCAAGATGCACGCCTGCGGCCACGACGGCCACACAGCGATGCTGCTGGCGGCGGCGAAATACCTCGCGCAGCACCGCGACTTCGACGGCACCGTCTACCTGGTGTTCCAGCCGGCCGAGGAAGGCGGCGGCGGCGCGCGCGAGATGATCCGCGACGGCCTGTTCGAGCGCTTCCCGATGGAGGCGATGTTCGGCATGCACAACTGGCCCGGCCTGAAGGTCGGCCAGTTCGCGATCCGCAACGGCCCCTGCTTCGCGTCGAGCAACGAGTTCTGCATCCGCATCCGCGGCAAGGGCGCGCATGCCGCGATGCCGCACCTGGGCGTGGACCCGGTGCCGGTAGCGTGCCAGATGGTGCAGGCCTTCCAGACCATCATCAGCCGCAACAAGCGCCCCATCGACGCCGGCGTGATCTCGGTGACCATGATCCACACCGGCGAGGCCACCAACGTGGTGCCGGACTACTGCGAGATCCAGGGCACGGTGCGCACCTTCACGATCGAGGTGCTGGACCTGATCGAGCAGCGCATGCGCACCATCGCGCAGCACACCGCGGCGGCCTTCGAGTGCGAGTGCGAGTTCGAGTTCGCCCGCAATTACCCGCCGACGATCAACCATCCCGCCGAGACCGAGTTCGCGCGCCGCGTGATGGCCGAGGTGGTCGGCCCCGAGAACGTGCTGGAGTTCGAGCCCACGATGGGCGCCGAGGACTTCAGCTACTTCCTGCTCGAGAAGCCGGGGGCCTATTTCGTGATCGGCAACGGCGACGGCGACCACCGCGACAGCGGCCACGGCATGGGGCCGTGCATGCTGCACAACCCGAGCTACGACTTCAACGACGAGCTGATCCCGCTGGGCGCCACGCTGTGGGTGCGCCTGGCCGAGCGCTGGCTCGCGCCGCAAGGGGCGGCCTGA
- a CDS encoding ABC transporter substrate-binding protein has product MHSTSLSRRRALQVLGASAASVAFPALAQAERIVLGQSAAFSGPAAQLGIQMNIGAQVLIDQVNAAGGIGGRQIELRTADDGYEPDRCKANTEKFLRDGVFALFGYVGTPTSLAALPLANEARTPFIAPFTGAEGLRDPFSRYAFHVRASYFDETKLIVKNLTSLGLTRISVFYQDDSYGMAGLTGVQRALAARNLAPASLGTVQRNSVDVAAAVQSILPAQPQAIVQISAYQSCAAFIRAARKAGFGGTFFNVSFVGTQALADELGPDGKGVMISQVMPYPYAPTMAIVREYLNALKAHGGGKAQPNYSSIEGYIAAKVLVEGLKRAPKLTPDGLIAGLESIDTSFGGFNVSFGPRKHTGSTFVDLSMLTEDGRVRR; this is encoded by the coding sequence ATGCATTCGACTTCCCTGTCCCGCCGCAGGGCCCTCCAGGTCCTGGGGGCATCCGCCGCATCCGTTGCATTTCCTGCACTGGCCCAGGCCGAACGCATCGTGCTTGGCCAGTCGGCCGCGTTCAGCGGCCCGGCCGCCCAGCTGGGCATCCAGATGAACATCGGCGCGCAGGTGCTGATCGACCAGGTCAACGCCGCCGGCGGCATCGGCGGCCGCCAGATCGAGCTGCGCACCGCGGATGACGGCTACGAGCCCGACCGCTGCAAGGCCAACACCGAGAAGTTCCTGCGCGACGGCGTGTTCGCGCTGTTCGGCTACGTGGGCACGCCGACCTCGCTGGCGGCGCTGCCGCTGGCCAACGAGGCCCGCACGCCCTTCATCGCGCCGTTCACCGGCGCCGAAGGCCTGCGCGACCCGTTCAGCCGCTACGCCTTCCACGTGCGGGCCTCGTACTTCGACGAGACCAAGCTGATCGTCAAGAACCTGACCTCGCTGGGCCTGACCCGGATTTCGGTGTTCTACCAGGACGACAGCTACGGCATGGCCGGCCTGACCGGCGTGCAGCGCGCGCTGGCGGCCCGCAACCTGGCGCCGGCCTCGCTGGGCACCGTGCAGCGCAACTCGGTGGACGTGGCCGCTGCCGTGCAGTCCATCCTGCCCGCGCAGCCGCAGGCCATCGTGCAGATCAGCGCCTACCAGAGCTGCGCGGCGTTCATCCGCGCGGCGCGCAAGGCCGGCTTCGGCGGCACCTTCTTCAACGTCTCCTTCGTCGGCACGCAGGCGCTGGCCGACGAACTGGGCCCCGACGGCAAGGGCGTGATGATCAGCCAGGTCATGCCCTACCCCTACGCCCCGACCATGGCCATCGTGCGGGAGTACCTCAACGCGCTGAAGGCCCATGGCGGCGGCAAGGCGCAGCCCAACTACTCGAGCATCGAGGGCTACATCGCGGCCAAGGTGCTGGTCGAGGGGCTCAAGCGCGCGCCCAAGCTGACGCCCGACGGGCTGATCGCGGGCCTGGAGTCCATCGACACCTCGTTCGGCGGCTTCAACGTCAGCTTCGGGCCGCGCAAGCACACCGGATCGACCTTCGTCGACCTGTCGATGCTGACCGAGGACGGTCGGGTTCGCCGCTAG
- a CDS encoding cysteine hydrolase family protein, which produces MQTALMLIDVQESFRHRPYWNEEELPRFLARTNALIEGCRRRGVPIVRILHADGPEVAGNPFSRTSGHVRPLQGLAGYGPAAEFVKSRHSALVGTGLPVWLHQHGIRRLMIAGIRTEQCCETTARHASDEGYEVDYVTEATLTFAMTQPDGSVLSPRELMLRTETVLKDRFATLCTVEQALERAQ; this is translated from the coding sequence ATGCAGACCGCGCTGATGCTGATCGATGTCCAGGAGTCCTTCCGCCACCGGCCCTACTGGAACGAGGAGGAGCTGCCGCGCTTCCTGGCGCGCACCAACGCGCTGATCGAGGGCTGCCGGCGACGCGGCGTGCCCATCGTGCGCATCCTCCACGCCGACGGCCCGGAGGTGGCGGGCAACCCCTTCTCGCGCACGTCCGGCCACGTGCGGCCGCTGCAGGGCCTGGCCGGGTACGGGCCCGCGGCCGAGTTCGTCAAGTCGCGGCACAGCGCGCTGGTCGGCACCGGCCTGCCGGTCTGGCTGCACCAGCACGGCATCCGCCGGCTCATGATCGCCGGCATCCGCACCGAGCAGTGCTGCGAGACCACTGCCCGGCACGCCAGCGACGAAGGCTACGAGGTGGACTACGTGACCGAGGCGACGCTGACCTTCGCGATGACCCAGCCCGACGGCAGCGTGCTGTCGCCGCGCGAGCTGATGCTGCGCACCGAGACCGTGCTCAAGGACCGGTTCGCCACCCTCTGCACCGTGGAGCAGGCGCTTGAACGCGCGCAGTGA
- a CDS encoding HAD family hydrolase, which produces MIRRVIFDLGGVVLRWRPAVLLAQQLPRHTATPQALAQLQAGFFGPDWWDFDRGTVSTVDLADRLVRRLALGVPEVLSVIEAGPEELQPVEATLALMRRLREAGCRLYYLSNMPLPYAEHLERRHDFFRWFEDGVFSSRVQCIKPEPRIFELALERFGCAPQEAVFLDDHPLNVEAARALGLHAVQFRDAAQAEAELQALGVTRGG; this is translated from the coding sequence ATGATCCGCCGCGTGATCTTCGACCTGGGCGGCGTGGTGCTGCGCTGGCGACCGGCCGTGCTGCTGGCGCAGCAGCTGCCCCGGCACACCGCGACCCCGCAGGCGCTGGCGCAGCTGCAGGCCGGCTTCTTCGGCCCGGACTGGTGGGACTTCGACCGTGGCACCGTCAGCACGGTGGATCTGGCCGACCGGCTGGTCCGGCGCCTGGCTCTGGGCGTGCCCGAGGTGCTGTCGGTGATCGAGGCCGGGCCCGAGGAGCTGCAACCGGTGGAGGCGACGCTCGCGCTGATGCGGCGGCTGCGCGAGGCGGGCTGCCGGCTGTACTACCTGTCGAACATGCCGCTGCCGTATGCCGAGCACCTGGAGCGCCGCCACGACTTCTTCCGCTGGTTCGAGGACGGCGTGTTCTCCTCGCGCGTGCAGTGCATCAAGCCCGAGCCCCGCATCTTCGAGCTGGCGCTCGAGCGCTTCGGCTGCGCGCCGCAGGAGGCGGTGTTCCTGGACGACCACCCGCTGAACGTCGAGGCCGCACGGGCGCTGGGCCTTCATGCCGTGCAGTTTCGCGATGCGGCGCAGGCCGAGGCGGAACTGCAGGCGCTGGGCGTGACGCGCGGGGGCTAG
- a CDS encoding M14 family metallopeptidase yields the protein MDRVVAAYSRSYAEARQKFLRACDAADLDVEHHVHPLLGRDGETLALDACLEGPRDAQQLLILSSGCHGVEGFAGSGIQVALLGDAEWHRAVRDSGVAVLYLHALNPYGFSWLRRVTQENVDLNRNFHDFSRPLPANDAYAEIHPLLLPATWPPTAENERALQAYIDTHGVPAFQAAVSQGQHTHDTGMYYGGRNPTWSNITLRHVLREHTRHTRDLAWIDLHTGLGPRGHGERIFASRDNAEELARARAWWGPEVTSIYDGSSSSALLTGMMWLAVFDECPQVRYTGIALEYGTLPLFDVLNALRADHWLELHPEADPALAAAIKRQLLDAFYVDADDWKRQLYDQAREAALQALAGLQG from the coding sequence ATGGACCGTGTGGTGGCAGCCTACTCCCGCAGCTATGCCGAAGCGCGGCAGAAGTTCCTGCGGGCCTGCGACGCGGCAGACCTGGACGTCGAACACCATGTGCACCCGCTGCTCGGGCGCGACGGCGAGACGCTGGCGCTCGACGCCTGCCTCGAGGGCCCGCGCGATGCGCAGCAGCTGCTCATCCTCAGCAGCGGCTGCCACGGCGTCGAGGGCTTCGCCGGCTCGGGCATCCAGGTCGCGCTGCTGGGCGACGCGGAATGGCACCGCGCGGTGCGCGACAGCGGCGTGGCGGTGCTGTACCTGCACGCGCTGAACCCCTACGGCTTCTCGTGGCTGCGCCGGGTCACGCAGGAGAACGTGGACCTCAACCGCAACTTCCACGACTTCTCGCGCCCGCTGCCCGCCAACGACGCCTACGCCGAGATCCACCCGCTGCTGCTGCCGGCCACCTGGCCGCCCACCGCGGAGAACGAGCGCGCGCTGCAGGCCTACATCGACACGCACGGCGTGCCGGCCTTCCAGGCCGCCGTCTCGCAGGGCCAGCACACGCACGACACCGGCATGTACTACGGCGGGCGCAACCCGACCTGGAGCAACATCACGCTGCGGCACGTGTTGCGCGAGCACACCCGCCACACGCGCGACCTCGCCTGGATCGACCTGCACACGGGCCTGGGCCCGCGCGGGCATGGCGAGCGCATCTTCGCCTCGCGCGACAACGCCGAGGAGCTGGCCCGCGCCCGCGCCTGGTGGGGGCCGGAGGTCACCTCCATCTACGATGGCTCGTCCAGCTCCGCGCTGCTGACCGGCATGATGTGGCTCGCGGTGTTCGACGAATGCCCGCAGGTGCGCTACACCGGCATCGCGCTCGAGTACGGCACGCTGCCGCTGTTCGACGTGCTCAACGCGCTGCGCGCCGACCACTGGCTGGAACTGCACCCGGAAGCCGACCCGGCGCTGGCCGCCGCCATCAAGCGGCAGTTGCTCGACGCGTTCTACGTCGACGCCGACGACTGGAAGCGCCAGCTCTACGACCAGGCACGCGAGGCGGCGCTGCAGGCCCTGGCCGGACTGCAGGGCTGA
- a CDS encoding molybdopterin-containing oxidoreductase family protein encodes MQGPGASAIPHGRTAVVRGACPHDCPDTCALRVTVVDGRAIKVQGDPDHPPTHGALCRKVSAYPERTYHPERVLQPLKRVGPKGSGRFERVSWDEALADIAARLSAIAARDPQAIVPYSYAGTMGLVQGESLAARFFHALGASRLDRTICASAGSEALALTYGGKVGMHVEHFAESRLILIWGSNSIASNLHFWSVAQQAKRNGAKLVCIDPRRTETAEKCHQHLQLLPGTDGALALGLMHELIVHDWLDHDYVARHTEGWPALREEALAWTPERTAAVCGLTADEVRQLARDYATLAPAAIRLNYGMQRTRGGGNAVRLIAVLPCLVGAWRHRAGGLLLSSSGWFPVDRAALQRPDLLGGREPRILNMSTIGADLLREASPGFGPRIEALVVYNSNPVAVAPQSPQVVQGFAREDLFTVVLEHFLTDTADHADYVLPATTQLEHLDVHASYGHTYALLNEPAIAPLGEARPNTQIFRELAARMGLDHPALREDDETVAAQAFGGRITLQELRARGWVKLPLPEAPFAEGGFPTPSGRCRIAAPGLEAPRHLPGHESPAAAPELAARYPLAMISPPARNFLNSTFVNVRSLRDIEGEPVLEIHPQDAAPRGIEDGRPVRVHNDRGEYWCIARVSERARPGVVNGLGIWWRKLGLRGTNVNELTHQRLTDIGRAPCFYDVLVEVEAGA; translated from the coding sequence ATGCAAGGGCCAGGTGCGAGCGCAATACCTCACGGCAGGACCGCGGTCGTGCGCGGCGCGTGTCCGCATGACTGCCCGGACACCTGCGCGCTGCGGGTTACCGTGGTTGACGGACGCGCCATCAAGGTGCAGGGGGACCCGGACCATCCGCCCACGCATGGTGCGTTGTGCCGCAAGGTATCGGCCTATCCCGAGCGCACCTACCACCCCGAGCGCGTGCTGCAGCCGCTGAAGCGCGTCGGCCCCAAGGGCAGCGGGCGGTTCGAGCGGGTGAGCTGGGACGAGGCCCTGGCCGACATCGCCGCGCGCCTGTCGGCCATTGCCGCGCGCGATCCCCAGGCCATCGTGCCCTACAGCTACGCCGGCACGATGGGCCTGGTGCAGGGCGAGAGCCTGGCCGCGCGGTTCTTCCACGCGCTGGGTGCCTCGCGGCTGGACCGCACCATCTGCGCCAGCGCGGGCAGCGAGGCGCTGGCGCTCACCTACGGCGGCAAGGTCGGCATGCATGTCGAGCACTTCGCCGAAAGCCGCCTGATCCTCATCTGGGGCAGCAACTCGATCGCCTCCAACCTGCATTTCTGGAGCGTCGCGCAGCAGGCCAAGCGCAACGGCGCGAAGCTGGTCTGCATCGACCCGCGCCGCACCGAGACGGCCGAGAAATGCCACCAGCACCTGCAGCTGCTGCCCGGCACCGATGGCGCGCTCGCGCTCGGCCTCATGCACGAGCTCATCGTGCACGACTGGCTGGACCACGACTACGTCGCGCGCCACACCGAGGGCTGGCCGGCGCTGCGCGAGGAGGCGCTTGCATGGACGCCCGAGCGCACCGCCGCGGTGTGCGGCCTGACGGCCGACGAGGTCCGGCAGCTCGCGCGTGACTACGCGACGCTGGCGCCCGCGGCAATCCGCCTCAACTACGGCATGCAGCGCACCCGCGGGGGCGGCAACGCGGTGCGGCTGATCGCGGTGCTGCCCTGCCTGGTGGGCGCCTGGCGGCACCGTGCCGGCGGGCTGCTGCTGTCCAGCTCGGGCTGGTTCCCGGTCGACCGCGCGGCCCTGCAGCGGCCCGACCTGCTGGGCGGGCGCGAGCCGCGCATCCTCAACATGAGCACCATCGGCGCGGACCTGCTGCGCGAGGCCTCGCCCGGGTTCGGGCCGCGCATCGAGGCCCTGGTGGTCTACAACAGCAACCCGGTCGCGGTGGCGCCGCAGTCGCCGCAGGTGGTGCAGGGTTTCGCGCGCGAGGACCTGTTCACCGTGGTGCTCGAGCATTTCCTGACCGACACGGCCGACCACGCCGACTACGTGCTGCCGGCCACCACGCAGCTCGAGCACCTGGACGTGCACGCCAGCTACGGCCACACCTACGCGCTGCTCAACGAGCCGGCGATCGCCCCGCTCGGCGAGGCGCGGCCCAACACGCAGATCTTCCGCGAGCTTGCGGCCCGCATGGGCCTGGACCATCCCGCGCTGCGCGAGGACGACGAGACGGTCGCTGCCCAGGCCTTCGGCGGGCGCATCACGCTCCAGGAGCTGCGCGCACGCGGCTGGGTGAAGCTGCCGCTGCCCGAGGCGCCGTTCGCCGAGGGGGGCTTCCCGACGCCCTCGGGCCGCTGCCGCATCGCCGCGCCCGGGCTCGAGGCGCCGCGCCACCTGCCCGGTCACGAGAGCCCGGCCGCCGCACCGGAGCTGGCGGCGCGCTACCCGCTGGCGATGATCTCGCCGCCGGCGCGCAACTTCCTCAACTCCACCTTCGTCAACGTGCGCAGCCTGCGCGACATCGAGGGCGAGCCGGTGCTGGAGATCCATCCGCAGGACGCCGCGCCGCGCGGCATCGAGGACGGCCGGCCGGTGCGCGTCCACAACGACCGCGGCGAGTACTGGTGCATCGCGCGGGTCAGCGAACGGGCACGCCCGGGCGTGGTCAACGGCCTGGGCATCTGGTGGCGCAAGCTGGGC